The following is a genomic window from Candidatus Leptovillus gracilis.
GGCATGCCCGCCGATGTGGATTTTGGCGAATCGTAGTAACTGCACACATGGCAACTGAAGCGATGATTCAAGTGGAGCATCTGGCGCGGCGGTTTGGGGCGGTAACGGCCGTGTCTGACCTGACCCTCGCTGTGCAGCCGGGCGAGATTTATGGCCTGGTGGGGCCAGACGGCGCGGGCAAAACAACTACCTTCCGCCTGCTGGTGGGCGCATTGCTGCCAGACAGCGGCACAGGGCGCATCGGCGGCTACGATTTGCGCAGCCACATCGAAGCGGCACGGCGGCTGATTGGCTACCTGCCGCAGCGCTTCAGTTTGTATGGCGACCTGACCGTCGCCGAAAATCTGCGTTTTTTCGCCGAGGTCAACGGCATCCCGCCCCAAGAGTGGCAGCCGCGCCGCGACGAGATGCTGGCTTTTGTCAATCTGGCCGAATTTGCCGACAGGCAGGCGCGGCAGCTTTCCGGCGGGATGAAGCAAAAGCTGGGGTTGGCGACGGCGCTGATTCACCGGCCCCGCCTGCTGCTGCTAGACGAACCGACCGGCGGTGTAGACCCGGTGACGCGCCAGGATTTCTGGCGGCTAATCGGCAAGGCGGTGGTGGAAGAAGGGCTGACGGTGCTGGTGAGTACGCCCTACATGGACGAGGCCAGCCGCTGCCACCGGGTAGGGTTCATGAATTACGGCCGTCTGCTGGCTGAAGGCGCACCACAAAGCCTCACCGCGCCGCTCAACGGCCGTATCCTGGAGTTGGCCGGGTCGCCGCGGCGATTGGTACGGACAACGGCCGCCCAGGACCCCGACGTGGAAGATGTGCAGGCTTTCGGCCACACCTTTCACCTGCGGCTGCGCCCTGGGACGTTAACGGCCGTGCGCCAACGGCTGCCCGCCGCCCTGCTCGCCGCCGGGGCCACTGTCGAACGTCTGGAACCGGCCGCGCCGCTGCTGGAAGATGCGTTTATCGAACTGCTAGAGGTTAGCGGGTAGTGCATTCCTTATGACAACAGCCATTACCCTACAGGAATTAACCAAGCAGTTTGGCGATTTTACGGCCGTTGACCGGGTCAGCTTTGCCGTGGGCGCGGGCGAAGTGTTCGGCTATCTGGGTCCCAATGGCTCCGGCAAGACGACGACCATTCGCATGTTGTTGGGTTTGTTGCAGCCCAGCGGCGGCAGCGGCCAGGTATTGGGACTAGACATCGCCCACGACGCAGAGAAAATCCGGCCCAAAGTGGGCTATATGTCGCAAAAGTTTGCCTTGTACAATGATTTGACGGCCGTCGAAAACCTAAACTTCTACGCCGGGGTGTATGGCGTGGCCGCACGGAACGGCCGTGTGTCCGAAGTGTTGGCCCTGGTCGGTCTGAGCGAACGGGCCAACGAACGCGCCGGGCAGCTTGCCGCCGGCTGGCGGCAGCGGTTGGCCCTGGGCGCGGCGCTGCTCCATCACCCCAGCCTCATCTTCCTCGACGAGCCGACCAGCGGCGTAGACCCGCAGGCGCGCCGCGCCTTTTGGGATTTGGTCTACGATTTGGCCGACCAGGGCGTGACTATTTTTGTGACTACTCATTACATGGACGAGGCCGAATACTGCGACCGTCTGGGTATCATGTTTCGCGGCCGACTGTTGGCCCTGGACACCCCAGCCAATCTGAAACGCGCCCTGTCTCCAACGGCCACCCTCGAAGACGTCTTCATCACCCTCGCTGCCAACCAACCAACCACCTGACGAACCCGTTATCTGTTATCCGTTGTCCATCACCCCTTCCGCCCCCTATCACCACATCACCCTTTCCGCTACAATAGAATCCCTATGAATTACGAAGCTGCTTTTCACGTCGGCGGCGTGCCCGTTTACGGCGACGTCATCCTGGCCCCCATGGCCGGGTATTCGGACGTGCCCTACCGGGCTTTGTGCCGCGCCTACGGCTCGGCCATGCACTACACCGAGTTTACGCCGGTGGAGGCGTTGATTGGGCGGCGGGTGCATCCCCGGTTTGCGCAGCGATTGGACAAACAGGTGGGCGAACGGCCGTTTGTCATCCAAATTTTTGGCAACGACGCCCAAAAGCTGCTGCGGGCGGCGCAGCGTGTGCTGCAATGGCAGCCCGACATTATTGACGTGAACATGGGCTGTTCTACGCGCAAAGTGAGCGGGCGCGGCGCAGGGGTGGGCATGATGCCCCAACCGGCGCTGGTGGCCGAAACCTTTCGGCTGCTCACCAGCCATTTGCCCGTGCCCGTCAGCGGCAAAATTCGCCTGGGCTGGGACGAATCGCAAAAGAATTATGGCGACATCGCCCGCATTCTGGTGGACAATGGCGCGGCGCTGATTGCTTTGCACGGCCGTACCAAAGTGCAGCAGTACGGCGGTCAGGCCGACTGGGACGCCATCGCCGACCTGCGGCGGCTGGTCGCCGTGCCGGTTATCGGCAATGGCGACGTGCAAACGCCGCAAGATATTGACCGGATGAAGGCGCACACCGGCTGCGACGCGGTGATGATTGGCCGGGCGGCCATTGGCAACCCGTGGATTTTTGCCCGGCAGGACAAAACCACGCTGCCCCTGGCCGCGGTGGCCGCCGCCGCCCGTTTACATTTGGTGGAGATGTTGGCTTATTACGGCCGTCGTGATGGTCTTCTGCTTTTCCGCAAGCACCTCAAGCAGTACGCCGCCGCCGATGCCGCCGCGCTGCTAACCATCAGCGACGCCGACGAACTGCTGGCGCGGCTGGACGAATTGGCGGCCATCCCCATCACACAGAGGTTGCCTTATCATTGACAGACAAATCTCCTTTTCAGAGACCGCAGAACACGGATTCCCCGGATTTGCGGATAAGGGTGATCGAGAAAAAAGCATCCGCACATCCTGCCAATCCGTTGTCAATTGGGCTGAATGTGCGTTCTGTCAGTCAACCAGGATAAATCTGAGAAAGATACCCTGTTTTTGTTTTTGAAAAACGCTCCCGAAAAAGATTTGTCAGTCAATCAGCAGGTCTTGATAATCTTGGACAAAATCATGATCGAATTGCTTGTAGAAGAACCTCTGTTATTGCTGTTTATCGTGTCCGGCGTCGGCTACGCCGTGGGACTCATCAAAATCAAAGGCGTGCGCCTGGGCGTAGCTGCCGTGCTGTTTGTCGGATTAGCTGTTGGCGCATTGGACCCCCGCCTGACACTGCCCCCCATTCTCTTTGAAATTGGCCTGATTATTTTTGTCTACAGCATCGGCATCAGCAGCGGCGCGGGCTTCTTCGCCTCGCTGCGTGGCAAAGGGCTGCGTGACAACCTGTTTGGCGCAGCCATGCTGACATTGGCGCTGGTGGTGGTGGTGGCGGCGCATTATGCCCTGGGGCTGCGGGCCACCGTCAGCGCCGGGTTGTTCGCCGGCAGCCTGACCAATACCCCGGCCCTGGCTGGCGTCCTGGAAAACGTCGCCAACTCGGCCCCGGCAACGGCCGTAGACATCATGCTCACCGAACCGGTAGTCGGTTACTCGGTGGCCTACCCCATGGGCGTCATTGGCATGATCCTGGCAATTTTGATCATGCAGCGCATCTGGAAGATTGATTACGCCGCCGAGGCCAAAGCGCTACGCAGTTTTCATCTGGTAGAGCAAGAGTTGTACAACAAAACCATCTTGGTAACACGGCCGGAGGTAACGGCGCTGTCCCTACGCGAACTCCGCCAGCAAAACAATTGGGATATCGTCTTCGGCCGGCTAAAACGGGGTGACGAGATCATCCTGGCCACCGGCGACACTCACTTGCAGCCCGGCGACCTCATCAGCATCATCGGCACGCCGGAAGAAGTAGACGCCATCATCCCCCTGGCAGGTGAACTGACCGACGAACACCTGGAAATGGACCGCAGCCTCTACGATTTTCGCCGCATCTTTGTCTCTAATCCGGCCGTCGCCGGGCGGCGGTTGGCCGACCTGCGCCTGCCACAAGACCACGGCGCACTGGTCACCCGCGTGCGCCGCGGCGACATAGATTTTCTGGCCCACGGCGACCTGGTGCTGGAATTAGGCGACCGCGTGCGCGTGGTCTCGCGGCGCAAAGATTTAACCGAACTCACGGAGTTGTTCGGCGACTCCTACAAACAACTCAGCGAAATCAACCTGATTTCCCTGGGCGTCGGGTTGACTTTGGGTTTGCTTATCGGCCTCATCCCCATCCCCCTGCCTGGCGGTATCACCTTCAAATTGGGTGCGGCCGGCGGCCCGCTCATCGTTGGGCTAATTTTGGGAGCCATTCGCCGCACCGGTCCCATCGCCTGGGTTCCACCTTACAGCGCCAATCTTACCCTGCGCCAGATCGGCCTGATCTTCTTACTGGCAGGCATTGGGCTGCGCTCTGGTTACACCTTTTTCACCACGTTTGCTGCCAGTGGTGGTTTGTCCCTCTTCCTGGCCGGAGCGGCCGTTACCTTCACCCTGGCTTTCGCTACTTTGATTATTGGCTATAAGGTGTTGAAAATCCCGTTTGGCCTGCTGGTGGGCATGTTGTCCGCGCTGCAAACACAGCCGGCCGTGCTAAGTTTTGGGCAGGAACAGGCGGAAAACGATCTACCCAATGTTGGCTACGCGCTGCTGTTCCCTGTCGCCACCATCGTCAAAATTTTCTACGCCCAACTTCTCCTCACGCTGTTATCACCGTGATCATGATAGACCTGGCAGGCTTATAGACCTTCCAGATTTCCCGTTCAAACCGTTAGATATTCCTCTAATTTGGGGGTTGACTTCCCCCCGATCATTTGTTATAGTGCTTTCCGGTTGCGCGTTCATGCGCAGCTAATCTTGAAAGGAGTATGGCGCAAATGGGTAACACAATCAGCAACACCATCTACATTGTTCCCAGCGGCTTTGACAAAGTCGTGTTATGCGCCCACGCATCCTGTCAGCTTGACATAAAGTAGCATTTGGCAAGCAAAACGACAGGGTCACGGCGCAACTAAAAGCCCGTGGCCTTTTTTGTTTCTGCCGGTAGCACACCAACCAGCAAAACGCCACGGGACCCCGTGGCGTTTTTTGTTGCCACAAACAACAAAGTAGACAGAGGTTGTCAGGAATGGAACGTAGACTTTAAAGAGACAATGCGACAATCGTGTAAGAAGTAAGGGACTCATTCTTTCTAGACTTTCAAAGAACACAATCCCCTTTGAAAGTTAGCAGAAGTTCACCCAGTGAACTTCTGAGAGGTATAAAAATGGATAATAAAGATTACGACCTCAAAAATATCGTAACAAATAAGAGATTGATTGGTTTGTGGCGCATAATGACCGGTTACCGCTGGTTGTATTTGCTGGCTATCGTGGCAATTGGTCTGTCGGCGTTGATGCGCTCCACCATTTATTACGCGCTGGGCTATTTTATAGACAGTGTGCTGACGGCCGAAGGCAATATCCTTGGCCAGAGCTTGTTGGTAGGGGCGGCCATTCTGGGGCTGGCGGTGATGCAAGGCACGCTGACGTTTATCAGCGGCCGTTCGGCGGCGAAAACGGCCGAAGGCATTACCCGGCGTCTGCGTAACTACCTCTACGACCACATTCAGCGGCTCAGCTTCACTTACCACGACAACATGCAGACAGGCGAACTGCTGCAGCGGTCCACATCAGACGTGGACGCGCTGCGCCGCCTGTTTGCCGAGCAGTTGAACGGCATTGGTAACATCACCCTGCTGTTCCTGGTGAACTTCACCGCCCTACTGCTGCTGAACGTGCGCCTGGCGGTGTATTCGGTGGTCGTCATCCCGTTCATCATCCTTATCTCGCTTTACTTCTTTAAGAAAGTGGGCGAGGTGTACGAGACGTATCAGGAACAAGAAGCCACCCTGTCTAATCGGCTGCAAGAAAACCTGAGCGGCGTGCGCGTGGTGAAGGCGTTTGCCCGTCAATCTTACGAGATTGACATGTTCGAGACCGACAATCGGGAAAAATATCGGCGTGGGCAGCGGCTCATTTTCATGCACGCTTCGTTCTGGCCGGTGACAGACATCATGTGTGGCGTACAAATGTTGGCCGGCTTCTTCCTGGGGGCGCGCATGGCGATTCAGGGCATCATCACTCCCGGCGAGTATCTGACATATGCCGGGCTGGTGGTGTTGATCATCTGGCCGATTCGCAACCTGGGTCGGTTGATCACCCAATTGTCCACCGGGTTAGTTTCCTTCGACCGGGTACGCGACATCATCCGTGAAGACCGTGAACCGCTGGACGCCGGGACATACATCCCCGAAGATGGGCTGCGCGGCGAGGTGCGCTTCAACCATGTTAGCTTCGCCTACGATAAAGAGACGCCGGTGCTGCACGACATAGACTTCGCCGTACAGCCGGGTCAGGTCATTGCCCTGTTGGGTTCAACCGGATCCGGCAAAACGACGTTGGTGAACTTGCTGCCACGCTTCTATGAGTACACAGAAGGCAGCATCACGCTGGACGGCGTGGAACTGCGCGACTATCCGCGCAAGTGGCTGCGGCGACAGATCGGCATTGTGCAGCAGGAACCGTTCCTGTTCTCGCGCTCTATTCGGGAGAACATTACCTATGGCGTAGGCCGAGACGTATCGGACGCGGAAGTGGAAGAGGCCGCGCGCGCGGCGGCTATCCATGATGTCATCCTCTCCTTCCCTAAAGGCTACGAAACGCTGGTGGGTGAACGTTGGGTGACGCTTTCAGGTGGACAGAAGCAGCGGGTGACGGTTGCCCGCACACTGTTGAAGAACCCGCGCATCTTGATCATGGACGACGCCACGTCGTCGGTGGACACGGAGACTGAGGCTTCGATTCGGGAAGCGCTGAATGGGTTAATGGCTACGCGAACAACGTTTGTCATTGCCCACCGGATTCAGAGCGTGATGGAAGCGGATTTGATTTTGGTGCTGGATAACGGCCGTATCATCCAACGCGGCATACACAGCGAACTGCTGGCCCAGCCCGGCACATATCAACAAATCTATGACTTGCAGGCGCGCATTGAAGCGGAACTGGAACAAGAGATCGCCTCGGTGGACCGGGCGCGGAATGGGAATGGCAATGGGCACGGCAATGGCCGCCATAACGGCCGTTTCCACGAAGAACTAACCACCACCCTGGCCGTCAACTAAATTAGAAGTTCAACTTCTGTAGAGAAGTTGAACTTCTAATCGGAGACCTCATCATGTCTGATGAATATCGTTTTGAAGAAGAAGAATTTAACACCCAATTTAACGGACAAACCGTCCTGCGTATTCTGAAACAGGGCCTGAACCATTGGCCGCTGATGCTCTTTTTCCTGATCAGCATCAGCATGGTGTCGGCGTTAGACAGCTACTTCACCTTCCTGAGCAAGCGCATCATGGACGAAGGTATCATCGCCGGCGACATGGACATGCTCACACGCATCATCATCCAGTATGGCTTGCTGATGATTTTGCAGGCGGTGATGGTTTTTGGCTTCATCACCTGCGCCGGGATGTTGAGCGAACGGGTGCAGTACGACCTGCGCAAGACAATGTTCGGCCGGCTGCAAGAGCTTTCGCTGTCTTACTTCGACCGCACGCCGGTCGGCTGGCTGATGTCGCGCGTGACATCGGACACACAGCGCGTGGGCGATCTGGTATCCTGGGGTTTCCTGGATGTGACCTGGGGCATCACCAACATCACAACCGCCCTGGTGTTCATGTTCCTGATTAGCTGGCGCATGGCGTTGATCGTCCTGATCATGATTCCCGTCTTGCTCATCGTCGCCTCGCTTTTTAAGAAGAAAATCCTGGTGGAATACCGCAAGGTGCGTAAACTGAACTCCAAGATCACTGGTTCTTACAACGAGAACATCACTGGCGTACGGGTGGTGAAATCGCTGCGACGCGAAGAAGAGAACCTGCGCGAGTTTGGCGAACTGAGCGGCAGCATGTACAAAGCCGGCTTCCGGGCAGCATGGTTATCGGCGCTGTTCCTACCGACGGTCTTGCTGATTACCGCGTTGGGCGTGGGCAGTGTGGTGGTTTATGGCGGCTACCAGTTTCAACTCGGCGGCATGACGGTTGGTGGTATTCAGGCTTTCATCTCCTACATCTTTTTCATGATGTGGCCGGTGCAAGAACTGGCCCGCGTCTACG
Proteins encoded in this region:
- a CDS encoding ABC transporter ATP-binding protein yields the protein MIQVEHLARRFGAVTAVSDLTLAVQPGEIYGLVGPDGAGKTTTFRLLVGALLPDSGTGRIGGYDLRSHIEAARRLIGYLPQRFSLYGDLTVAENLRFFAEVNGIPPQEWQPRRDEMLAFVNLAEFADRQARQLSGGMKQKLGLATALIHRPRLLLLDEPTGGVDPVTRQDFWRLIGKAVVEEGLTVLVSTPYMDEASRCHRVGFMNYGRLLAEGAPQSLTAPLNGRILELAGSPRRLVRTTAAQDPDVEDVQAFGHTFHLRLRPGTLTAVRQRLPAALLAAGATVERLEPAAPLLEDAFIELLEVSG
- a CDS encoding ABC transporter ATP-binding protein; translated protein: MSDEYRFEEEEFNTQFNGQTVLRILKQGLNHWPLMLFFLISISMVSALDSYFTFLSKRIMDEGIIAGDMDMLTRIIIQYGLLMILQAVMVFGFITCAGMLSERVQYDLRKTMFGRLQELSLSYFDRTPVGWLMSRVTSDTQRVGDLVSWGFLDVTWGITNITTALVFMFLISWRMALIVLIMIPVLLIVASLFKKKILVEYRKVRKLNSKITGSYNENITGVRVVKSLRREEENLREFGELSGSMYKAGFRAAWLSALFLPTVLLITALGVGSVVVYGGYQFQLGGMTVGGIQAFISYIFFMMWPVQELARVYAEMQQSIASGERIFSLIDAVPEIQNQPGAGDPGSIRGDIVFDNVDFYYEAEKPVLTNFNLTIKQGETIALVGPTGAGKSTLVNLICRFYEPKGGQILIAGQDYRDLTLHAIHSRIGMVLQTPHLFSGTVMENLRYGRLEASDDEVMAAAKLAGADTFISKLEKGYNTQVGEGGVLLSVGQKQLISLARAVLAQPDVFIMDEATSSVDTLTEALIQQGMERLMEGRTSFVIAHRLSTIKRADRILVIEKGGVSEMGTHAELIRQRGHYYELYTKQFRDEMAQAYAAEEGKKAELAAAV
- a CDS encoding ABC transporter ATP-binding protein, which translates into the protein MDNKDYDLKNIVTNKRLIGLWRIMTGYRWLYLLAIVAIGLSALMRSTIYYALGYFIDSVLTAEGNILGQSLLVGAAILGLAVMQGTLTFISGRSAAKTAEGITRRLRNYLYDHIQRLSFTYHDNMQTGELLQRSTSDVDALRRLFAEQLNGIGNITLLFLVNFTALLLLNVRLAVYSVVVIPFIILISLYFFKKVGEVYETYQEQEATLSNRLQENLSGVRVVKAFARQSYEIDMFETDNREKYRRGQRLIFMHASFWPVTDIMCGVQMLAGFFLGARMAIQGIITPGEYLTYAGLVVLIIWPIRNLGRLITQLSTGLVSFDRVRDIIREDREPLDAGTYIPEDGLRGEVRFNHVSFAYDKETPVLHDIDFAVQPGQVIALLGSTGSGKTTLVNLLPRFYEYTEGSITLDGVELRDYPRKWLRRQIGIVQQEPFLFSRSIRENITYGVGRDVSDAEVEEAARAAAIHDVILSFPKGYETLVGERWVTLSGGQKQRVTVARTLLKNPRILIMDDATSSVDTETEASIREALNGLMATRTTFVIAHRIQSVMEADLILVLDNGRIIQRGIHSELLAQPGTYQQIYDLQARIEAELEQEIASVDRARNGNGNGHGNGRHNGRFHEELTTTLAVN
- a CDS encoding tRNA-dihydrouridine synthase family protein translates to MNYEAAFHVGGVPVYGDVILAPMAGYSDVPYRALCRAYGSAMHYTEFTPVEALIGRRVHPRFAQRLDKQVGERPFVIQIFGNDAQKLLRAAQRVLQWQPDIIDVNMGCSTRKVSGRGAGVGMMPQPALVAETFRLLTSHLPVPVSGKIRLGWDESQKNYGDIARILVDNGAALIALHGRTKVQQYGGQADWDAIADLRRLVAVPVIGNGDVQTPQDIDRMKAHTGCDAVMIGRAAIGNPWIFARQDKTTLPLAAVAAAARLHLVEMLAYYGRRDGLLLFRKHLKQYAAADAAALLTISDADELLARLDELAAIPITQRLPYH
- a CDS encoding ABC transporter ATP-binding protein; translated protein: MTTAITLQELTKQFGDFTAVDRVSFAVGAGEVFGYLGPNGSGKTTTIRMLLGLLQPSGGSGQVLGLDIAHDAEKIRPKVGYMSQKFALYNDLTAVENLNFYAGVYGVAARNGRVSEVLALVGLSERANERAGQLAAGWRQRLALGAALLHHPSLIFLDEPTSGVDPQARRAFWDLVYDLADQGVTIFVTTHYMDEAEYCDRLGIMFRGRLLALDTPANLKRALSPTATLEDVFITLAANQPTT
- a CDS encoding transporter; this encodes MIELLVEEPLLLLFIVSGVGYAVGLIKIKGVRLGVAAVLFVGLAVGALDPRLTLPPILFEIGLIIFVYSIGISSGAGFFASLRGKGLRDNLFGAAMLTLALVVVVAAHYALGLRATVSAGLFAGSLTNTPALAGVLENVANSAPATAVDIMLTEPVVGYSVAYPMGVIGMILAILIMQRIWKIDYAAEAKALRSFHLVEQELYNKTILVTRPEVTALSLRELRQQNNWDIVFGRLKRGDEIILATGDTHLQPGDLISIIGTPEEVDAIIPLAGELTDEHLEMDRSLYDFRRIFVSNPAVAGRRLADLRLPQDHGALVTRVRRGDIDFLAHGDLVLELGDRVRVVSRRKDLTELTELFGDSYKQLSEINLISLGVGLTLGLLIGLIPIPLPGGITFKLGAAGGPLIVGLILGAIRRTGPIAWVPPYSANLTLRQIGLIFLLAGIGLRSGYTFFTTFAASGGLSLFLAGAAVTFTLAFATLIIGYKVLKIPFGLLVGMLSALQTQPAVLSFGQEQAENDLPNVGYALLFPVATIVKIFYAQLLLTLLSP